In the Triticum aestivum cultivar Chinese Spring chromosome 2B, IWGSC CS RefSeq v2.1, whole genome shotgun sequence genome, GGTCGCGCGGCTTGCCCACCCCGTCAAAGGTGTAGGAGCCAAGCGTATTCTCGTCTGAGCCCCAGTGTGACACTAGGTAGTTAAGCTGCAATAGGATTAAGGCAACATGATAGTTAGAACTGGAAGCAATATTCATGCTAATTATACTGTGATCTGTGTCGAAATGCTTACCGGCTCAGCTGCATTAGGGAGGAtcttcttcaactgggaaaagGCAAATTGAGCAGCGGCCTCATCCGACATCTTTTCAATGTCACAAGCAAGCCGGCCTGCAGGCATGTAAACAAGAACGGCATGCCCTGTTGCCTTGTGAAGGTTGAGGAAATAGCTGCAGCCATATGTGGTGGATGAAACTACTCCGAGGAACTCCACGTTAGGCCAGAAAACCTCACTGAAGTGGAGAACTATTTTGTTTTCGACCCCAACTGACAATTCTCTTATTGCTTCCTCCTTCCACTCCGGGAGCCTCGGCTCAAACTTAATGGTGTTTGATTTAAGAACACCCAGGGGAACGGTGATGACTGCAGCATCCGCAACAAATGTTTTACCATTGCTTACAGTAACCTCTACTCTATTCCAGTGCCGAACAATTTCAACAACCCTGAGGAGAAGAGTTTGGATCAGTACTAACAAATAGAAGGTGGAACCATGTTCATAACATTTAGAGGAAAAGTAGAGATATGCATACCTGTGACCAAGGCGTATATCTAGACCTTTCGCCAAAGTATTTATAACTGGACGATATCCACGAACCATGAGACCATGGCCACCGGGAAGAAGAACTTCCTGCACCCGATTACACAGAATATGGTCATGAATAATGCCGAGATCAATGGCTATTTTATTAGTACAAGGATGAGGGGTGTGAATACTACCTGGTCCCAACACTGGAGCGAGATGGCATCCGCATCAGTAGCAAACCAACCCTCCATGCGGCACAAATACCACTGGAGAACATCATGTGCAATCCCTTCTTGCCTGATATGAGGACAATGGTGTCAGATAAGATAATCAATATAGTTAGGATACCCTAAGCACACAGGGATTGATGGTACGAACCTCAAGTGTGGATTTTTCTCCAAAACAATTGCAATGGCCTTAGCTATAGAAATATCTTCCTTCATTTCTTCCCTTAATTTGCCAGTCTGTGCACATATCAATGTTACAGGATATCAAAACCCAAGAAATGTCAGCATAAATAAATAAGCATCAAGAACTGAGAGAAGCAATTACCTCTTCCAGTATAGCCTCAAACACTTTCCCTATCTTTTCTACAAACTCTTGTGGGACTTGAGAGCCATTAGTATCATAAAGTGCATAACTGAAAGACAACATAACATGTTAGTTGCAGCCTTATTTGGTTTCATCATATCTCTGAACATACAGGACCTAGATTAAGTTGTACCTCTCGAGATCATGGTCAAAAAGGACAGAGTCATCTCCACTTGTGCGGTACAGTGGAAGCCCAAGTCTTCCAATGATCGGTGCCAGGGGATTTTCTTCACAAACACCATGAAGCCTGGTGCACACGAGAATTGGAAATAAGATTCAAAATTGTGCTTCTAGATGAACTTCTGGTCATAAACAGTACAAACAATACTATAAATGTAGTGCAGGGAGGCAGGGAAATAATGGAACTCACCAAGATGCCCCAAGATCAACAGGAAACCCAAAAGAGTAGTCAGTGTGAACTCGGCCACCTATCCGGTCACGGGATTCCAGAAGCACAACCTGGCAGGAAATCACAATAGCATAGCTGATGAGATGACAAGTGTATGGATCAAAGAGCATCATATGAATTGAAGCTAAACCATTAGAACAAGATCAAAAACCACAATATGCAATACCTCAAAGGACGCATTCCTGAGCGCATTTGCAGCAGCAATGCCTGCAAACCCACCACCAATAACAATAGCAGAAGGCGTGTGGGATTTTCTACTGACATTTTCACCGTATGAgcctgaaaaagaaaagaaaaagaaggttTTGCCTTCAAATTAGAGTGGAATACTGACCTAGAAAGTTTGAAATAAAAATGTTCAATGGTATGTATTTATTTTAGTGATCATCTGTCCATGTACAAGTGATTTCTCATTCAATTAGTAATATTAGTTATTGAAATACTAAGTAATAAACGCAAAATTTTGGGGACAT is a window encoding:
- the LOC123046773 gene encoding polyamine oxidase 3 isoform X2; this encodes MANNNSSYGENVSRKSHTPSAIVIGGGFAGIAAANALRNASFEVVLLESRDRIGGRVHTDYSFGFPVDLGASWLHGVCEENPLAPIIGRLGLPLYRTSGDDSVLFDHDLESYALYDTNGSQVPQEFVEKIGKVFEAILEETGKLREEMKEDISIAKAIAIVLEKNPHLRQEGIAHDVLQWYLCRMEGWFATDADAISLQCWDQEVLLPGGHGLMVRGYRPVINTLAKGLDIRLGHRVVEIVRHWNRVEVTVSNGKTFVADAAVITVPLGVLKSNTIKFEPRLPEWKEEAIRELSVGVENKIVLHFSEVFWPNVEFLGVVSSTTYGCSYFLNLHKATGHAVLVYMPAGRLACDIEKMSDEAAAQFAFSQLKKILPNAAEPLNYLVSHWGSDENTLGSYTFDGVGKPRDLYEKLRIPVDNLFFAGEATSVQYTGTVHGAFSTGEMAAEECRMRVLEKFRELDMLEMCHPMAEQTATVSVPLLISRL
- the LOC123046773 gene encoding polyamine oxidase 3 isoform X1, which encodes MANNNSSYGENVSRKSHTPSAIVIGGGFAGIAAANALRNASFEVVLLESRDRIGGRVHTDYSFGFPVDLGASWLHGVCEENPLAPIIGRLGLPLYRTSGDDSVLFDHDLESYALYDTNGSQVPQEFVEKIGKVFEAILEETGKLREEMKEDISIAKAIAIVLEKNPHLRQEGIAHDVLQWYLCRMEGWFATDADAISLQCWDQEVLLPGGHGLMVRGYRPVINTLAKGLDIRLGHRYAYLYFSSKCYEHGSTFYLLVLIQTLLLRVVEIVRHWNRVEVTVSNGKTFVADAAVITVPLGVLKSNTIKFEPRLPEWKEEAIRELSVGVENKIVLHFSEVFWPNVEFLGVVSSTTYGCSYFLNLHKATGHAVLVYMPAGRLACDIEKMSDEAAAQFAFSQLKKILPNAAEPLNYLVSHWGSDENTLGSYTFDGVGKPRDLYEKLRIPVDNLFFAGEATSVQYTGTVHGAFSTGEMAAEECRMRVLEKFRELDMLEMCHPMAEQTATVSVPLLISRL